One window of the Pieris brassicae chromosome 2, ilPieBrab1.1, whole genome shotgun sequence genome contains the following:
- the LOC123720259 gene encoding facilitated trehalose transporter Tret1-like: MEAQTLRQILVLTGLTLCSISDGYILGQSSGMIDALRSKNSTIVITEDELYWIASSIQITCFCGFAILAILTEILGRRKAISILNVPILISWVIVYFANNMAMLLISRIILGISYGGVILLTYICVGEYASPNIRSLSLNLMGSVGTLFGASLAHLLSLIMPWRTVALIGIVPTIPAIVIPFFWVESPAWLASKGRFEECKQSFQALHVTNDVTIRELALLISLEIKEQSKFKKNMCLFETIKTKIWIAIKQKYFWKISILNTTINIYRIAGGRLLFTTLAITILKDITGDNDILSS; this comes from the exons ATTTTGGTTTTGACTGGACTTACACTATGCAGTATTTCCGATGGATATATTCTTGGACAATCCTCCGGAATGATTGATGCTTTACGATCCAAAAACAGTACAATAGTTATCACCGAAGATGAGCTTTACTGGATTG CGTCGTCTATCCAGATAACCTGCTTCTGTGGTTTTGCCATTCTCGCAATTCTAACTGAAATTTTAGGCCGAAGAAAAGCAATATCTATTTTAAACGTACCAATCCTAATATCTTGGgtaatagtttattttgcTAACAATATGGCTATGTTACTGATATCCCGAATTATATTAGGCATATCTTATGGCGGTGTGATCTTATTAACGTATATCTGTGTGGGTGAATATGCTTCTCCAAACATAAGGTCTCtctctttaaatttaatgggTAGTGTAGGCACTTTATTCGGAGCAAGTTTAGCGCATCTCTTAAGTCTAATTATGCCTTGGAGGACTGTTGCATTGATTGGAATAGTTCCTACAATTCCGGCAATCGTCATCCCATTCTTTTGGGTTGAAAGCCCAGCGTGGCTGGCCTCAAAGGGCAGATTTGAGGAATGTAAACAATCGTTTCAAGCGCTTCACGTTACAAATGATGTAACAATACGGGAGCTTGCATTGCTTATATCATTGGAGATAAAAGAACAAAGTAAGTTCAAGAAGAACATGTGTTTATTTGAGAcgataaaaacaaagatatgGATAGCCATAAAGCAGAAATACTTTTGGAAGATTAGTATTTTGAATACGACTATCAACATCTACAGAATCGCGGGAGGGCGCCTACTCTTTACCACTTTGGCAATTACTATACTAAAAGATATA